Part of the Herpetosiphonaceae bacterium genome is shown below.
GCCAAGCTCCGGAAAAAGGAGTAGAGTACCTCCACTGCATCAGCCTGATGAAGCCTCGCTGCGAGCCAGTCTCAATCGCTAGCATCGTACCACTATCAAGGAGGAATTCATGCGTCGGAATCTGGTCCTGGGCATGGCGCTTGCCGTGCTCCTGCTTGTTGCCCCCTCAGCCTACGCCATCACCAACGGCCAGCCGGACGGCAATCAACATCCGAACGTCGGTGCCCTGGTGGCATCAGCGCCGTACTCTGATGGTACCTGGCTGTACTGCACCGGAACGCTGATCTCATCGACCGTTTTCCTTACAGCCGCGCACTGCGATGAGGGAACGTCGCGCGTCACTGTTACCTTCGACTCAGCGTATCAGGACGGAGACAAGACGTACAGCGGAAGCTGGTATGCTGACCCACAATACGGACACGACCAGAGCGACCCACACGATATTGCGGTTGTTGTCTTCGACCAGCCTATCAAGGGCATTACGCCCGCGAGGCTGCCAGCCGCAGGTTCGCTGTCAAACTTGTCCGGCTCGCAGCAGTTCACATCGGTGGGCTACGGCGCCTATGAGGTGACGAACGAGCCTGGCGGACATCGGTACCTCTACAACGATGT
Proteins encoded:
- a CDS encoding trypsin-like serine protease, translating into MRRNLVLGMALAVLLLVAPSAYAITNGQPDGNQHPNVGALVASAPYSDGTWLYCTGTLISSTVFLTAAHCDEGTSRVTVTFDSAYQDGDKTYSGSWYADPQYGHDQSDPHDIAVVVFDQPIKGITPARLPAAGSLSNLSGSQQFTSVGYGAYEVTNEPGGHRYLYNDVRMVATGTLNSINAAWLRISMNPATGNGGTCYGDSGGPNFLGTTDIVAATTITGDAICRSTNVTYRLDTPSARAFLAPFVTLP